NNNNNNNNNNNNNNNNNNNNNNNNNNNNNNNNNNNNNNNNNNNNNNNNNNNNNNNNNNNNNNNNNNNNNNNNNNNNNNNNNNNNNNNNNNNNNNNNNNNNNNNNNNNNNNNNNNNNNNNNNNNNNNNNNNNNNNNNNNNNNNNNNNNNNNNNNNNNNNNNNNNNNNNNNNNNNNNNNNNNNNNNNNNNNNNNNNNNNNNNNNNNNNNNNNNNNNNNNNNNNNNNNNNNNNNNNNNNNNNNNNNNNNNNNNNNNNNNNNNNNNNNNNNNNNNNNNNNNNNNNNNNNNNNNNNNNNNNNNNNNNNNNNNNNNNNNNNNNNNNNNNNNNNNNNNNNNNNNNNNNNNNNNNNNNNNNNNNNNNNNNNNNNNNNNNNNNNNNNNNNNNNNNNNNNNNNNNNNNNNNNNNNNNNNNNNNNNNNNNNNNNNNNNNNNNNNNNNNNNNNNNNNNNNNNNNNNNNNNNNNNNNNNNNNNNNNNNNNNNNNNNNNNNNNNNNNNNNNNNNNNNNNNNNNNNNNNNNNNNNNNNNNNNNNNNNNNNNNNNNNNNNNNNNNNNNNNNNNNNNNNNNNNNNNNNNNNNNNNNNNNNNNNNNNNNNNNNNNNNNNNNNNNNNNNNNNNNNNNNNNNNNNNNNNNNNNNNNNNNNNNNNNNNNNNNNNNNNNNNNNNNNNNNNNNNNNNNNNNNNNNNNNNNNNNNNNNNNNNNNNNNNNNNNNNNNNNNNNNNNNNNNNNNNNNNNNNNNNNNNNNNNNNNNNNNNNNNNNNNNNNNNNNNNNNNNNNNNNNNNNNNNNNNNNNNNNNNNNNNNNNNNNNNNNNNNNNNNNNNNNNNNNNNNNNNNNNNNNNNNNNNNNNNNNNNNNNNNNNNNNNNNNNNNNNNNNNNNNNNNNNNNNNNNNNNNNNNNNNNNNNNNNNNNNNNNNNNNNNNNNNNNNNNNNNNNNNNNNNNNNNNNNNNNNNNNNNNNNNNNNNNNNNNNNNNNNNNNNNNNNNNNNNNNNNNNNNNNNNNNNNNNNNNNNNNNNNNNNNNNNNNNNNNNNNNNNNNNNNNNNNNNNNNNNNNNNNNNNNNNNNNNNNNNNNNNNNNNNNNNNNNNNNNNNNNNNNNNNNNNNNNNNNNNNNNNNNNNNNNNNNNNNNNNNNNNNNNNNNNNNNNNNNNNNNNNNNNNNNNNNNNNNNNNNNNNNNNNNNNNNNNNNNNNNNNNNNNNNNNNNNNNNNNNNNNNNNNNNNNNNNNNNNNNNNNNNNNNNNNNNNNNNNNNNNNNNNNNNNNNNNNNNNNNNNNNNNNNNNNNNNNNNNNNNNNNNNNNNNNNNNNNNNNNNNNNNNNNNNNNNNNNNNNNNNNNNNNNNNNNNNNNNNNNNNNNNNNNNNNNNNNNNNNNNNNNNNNNNNNNNNNNNNNNNNNNNNNNNNNNNNNNNNNNNNNNNNNNNNNNNNNNNNNNNNNNNNNNNNNNNNNNNNNNNNNNNNNNNNNNNNNNNNNNNNNNNNNNNNNNNNNNNNNNNNNNNNNNNNNNNNNNNNNNNNNNNNNNNNNNNNNNNNNNNNNNNNNNNNNNNNNNNNNNNNNNNNNNNNNNNNNNNNNNNNNNNNNNNNNNNNNNNNNNNNNNNNNNNNNNNNNNNNNNNNNNNNNNNNNNNNNNNNNNNNNNNNNNNNNNNNNNNNNNNNNNNNNNNNNNNNNNNNNNNNNNNNNNNNNNNNNNNNNNNNNNNNNNNNNNNNNNNNNNNNNNNNNNNNNNNNNNNNNNNNNNNNNNNNNNNNNNNNNNNNNNNNNNNNNNNNNNNNNNNNNNNNNNNNNNNNNNNNNNNNNNNNNNNNNNNNNNNNNNNNNNNNNNNNNNNNNNNNNNNNNNNNNNNNNNNNNNNNNNNNNNNNNNNNNNNNNNNNNNNNNNNNNNNNNNNNNNNNNNNNNNNNNNNNNNNNNNNNNNNNNNNNNNNNNNNNNNNNNNNNNNNNNNNNNNNNNNNNNNNNNNNNNNNNNNNNNNNNNNNNNNNNNNNNNNNNNNNNNNNNNNNNNNNNNNNNNNNNNNNNNNNNNNNNNNNNNNNNNNNNNNNNNNNNNNNNNNNNNNNNNNNNNNNNNNNNNNNNNNNNNNNNNNNNNNNNNNNNNNNNNNNNNNNNNNNNNNNNNNNNNNNNNNNNNNNNNNNNNNNNNNNNNNNNNNNNNNNNNNNNNNNNNTCCGTGAAACTCAAGTCCTGGTACTGTCACCCACACGCGAGTTGGCTACACAGATCCAGAAAGTCATTCTTGCTTTGGGTGATTTCATGAATGTCCAATGTCATGCTTGCATTGGAGGCACAAATCTTGGTGAAGATATCAGAAAGCTGGACTATGGGCAACATGTCGTGTCTGGTACTCCTGGCAGAGTTTTGGTAAGTGAGTGAATGatgcaattttaattttaaactattttcATTCACTGGTTTCATTTCAaggaatagttttttttttgctagcaATGGCGGCATATTACTACAAACAAATTGATATAACAAAATATCACTAGAAAATCGCATGGTTATTTTCTTGTTATTCATCCTCTAACTTCCTTCCTATAAgcttcaaatttaaatatttaaatagatgGCAGCATAAACAGTAGGTCTTGACTCTAATGAAGTTGGTCAGCCCTAATTTATACTTACAGGTGTAATGATAATGTTATCTTTACAGACATGATCAGAAGGCGTGTGCTCCGCACAAGGTCTATTAAGATGCTGGTTCTTGATGAAGCTGATGAGATGTTGAACAAGGGCTTCAAGGAGCAAATCTATGATGTTTACCGCTACTTGCCTCCAGCAACACAGGTTGTACTGATATCAGCAACATTGCCCCACGAGATCCTTGAAATGACTTCTAAGTTCATGACAGACCCCATCAGGATTTTGGTCAAACGGTATGCTATTTTTAGTTGgtgaaaatcattttttatagtCTAAATCTGATACTAGAACTAGGTATatgaaaatatcaaaaaaaaagactaaCCAATATCAGCATGAGTAAGCTAAATGCTCCAATAATCCAGGAACTTCTCTATTTTACGAAACTATTTTATTTCGTactatttatacttttttatgtagCTTGTTGAGTATcatactgctgggcaaaagcttTCTATTCTTCCTGCTAGTTACATCACcttttaaatattatgtttattcttTTAGTGATGAATTGACATTAGAAGGCATAAAACAGTTCTTTGTAGCTGTGGAGCGAGAGGAATGGAAATTCGACACACTGTGCGACCTTTACGACACTCTGACAATCACACAGGCTGTAATATTCTGCAACACCAAGAGAAAGGTAGATTGGCTTACACAGAAGATGCAAGAAGCAAACTTCACAGTCAGCTCTATGCATGGCGACATGCCACAGAAGGAAAGAGATAACATCATGAAAGAGTTCAGATCAGGACAAAGGTGAGTCTCTTAACTCATTCCCGGGTAATAATGACTATGATACCAAAATGAATACCTTGCTATTGGACAGTATGActatcacagtatttttttgaGAGTGTATATATGAGTCACTATGGTTTAGTGTCATTCTATTTTTAGGATACCTGTAACATTAAATGGCAGTAGTAAATCAAATTGTACACCATTTGTTCTTTAGATGAAAGCTAACTTTGTATATTTGTTCCCAGTCGCGTATTAATTACAACTGACGTGTGGGCGAGAGGCATTGATGTCCAGCAAGTGTCACTAGTCATCAACTACGACCTGCCTAACAACCGTGAGCTGTACATCCACAGGATTGGTCGGTCAGGTCGTTTTGGACGCAAAGGTGTCGCCATAAACTTTGTCAAGTCGGATGACATCAGAATCTTGAGAGACATTGAACAATATTATTCCACACAAATTGATGAAATGCCAATGAATGTTGCTGACCTGATATAATTTTAGATATAATGTAAACTTTATTTAACTATAACATCTCTTCACACACTATGAGGTGATTGGAAACACACATGCATCCTTTATGAAAATTTGTGTTACATTAAATAAGcaactgaaatatttttaagactTATGTTAATAATGtcctgcaataaataaataaatcctatcttaatgttttatttaagttttcaCCTAAAGTACCTATCTGCTAGAAACAATGTTTCAATGCCCCCCCCCCCATAcatacatgtaaaaaaaataaacttttatcacAAGCTTTCCTCACATTGATTGTCATacaactttcaagatttgatcTACAAACACATGGCATGTTAAATAAGAGCatgtagttttatgttcagCTTGTTTATAAGGGGcaatccataaagtacgtcacacctaTTTTGGCCATTTTTAGACCCACGAATTGCCACGAAAATTGCAGTTATTTTGTTCCTCTGCCACAAACTGCTTGACCCCCCCTCaaatgtgtgacgtactttatggattcCCCCAATTATATAAAGTCGAAAATAGACGATATAATTCACTCCTGGCCGCGGAGCGGTAAGCGCGGGCTGTAGATAGCGAGACCGACCCGCCCGTTAAACTCTTAATTTGGCGccaaaatccgccattttgaattttcaagaatttcacgtacccagtgtcactcgcgtcatcaagacgaatccaatgacgtatcatttatcaaaattggttcagccgttgagtggttacgagaggacataggaatagacatacatacgtacaGGTCAAACAcatacataaccctccttcttcgtaGTCGGGTAAATAGGCCGTGCGCGGCTCGCTGGCTAACTCCTCTCCCGCGCGCTCTACCGCCAGGCGACTTGCACTCTCACTCAACCGTCGTAAACTTCCGATTATATTTCCGTAAAAGTTGCGGAAACAGTGGGGTTACTATTACATTACTCTTGTATTacataatattagcatcagccggacggcaagagacgaagttcggatttagcacttcgtagtatagagccAGAAGCGAAgttgcggaaacagaaacagaggtCTGTTgcaatactaataaatatacagcatatcaacaaaataataaaaaccgattATGTTTAAGTTGCGATTTAGAGAATAAACTTTATGAACTTATAGGTATACAAGTTTTTATTGCTCTCAAGTCTaaccctcggtgcgcaagtTCTACTCGCATTTggtcggtttttatttatttttcattagagCCGTCTTATAAACTATCAGGGTGGTATCAATTATCTTATTGTTGTACAACATTGTCTAGGATCACTATTGAAACAGAACTTGAAAGATAAGGGTATTTTGTTAAACTAGTGACACGTCACATAATGAAACTAAAATCACGTAAATTATGAAATATCCTTTAATAGTCTAGAcaaaccaaataatattaatatttttttaaactaatttaataaatacttatccaaGTGTATAGGTGCACAAATATAAttcttaatatttataaatacaagtCCTTAGTGTCAATCTTAATATTCATAATGATTCTTAGTATGATTATAGACaaggataaaaaaaatgtaacagcTAAGCTCTTGGaatgtaacatttttgtattgtattcatATAATATTAATCATGTGAATGCAATAAGTAAAGTTAAAAAACttactaacaataataataactaacttAAGATAAAATATGactaaaaattcaaaacaaattaGGTAATGGCTAGAATGAATAAATACAAGTCAAAATATGCTAGAGGTTATTACTGCAAATAAATAGTCTCTAAATAACAAAGAGgtgtttatgtatttttttaatgtcaataTTATCATCTAAGATGTTATCTGCAAGGTAACCTTTTATTTTGATGAATGCCTAACAAGTACTTAATGTTAAGGcacacatttaaaataaaacaaaaaagtttgctGAAACTATtatatcaaataatttattttcataatttcatAAAACACCTTTGCTAGTTTTAGCAATAAAACATTTCGAAAGTATTCTTAGGCCCTATCATCAAACAGTCAGTTGTACATTGTCATGTTACAAT
This region of Choristoneura fumiferana chromosome 11, NRCan_CFum_1, whole genome shotgun sequence genomic DNA includes:
- the LOC141432313 gene encoding eukaryotic initiation factor 4A-III, whose protein sequence is MNVQCHACIGGTNLGEDIRKLDYGQHVVSGTPGRVLVNMIRRRVLRTRSIKMLVLDEADEMLNKGFKEQIYDVYRYLPPATQVVLISATLPHEILEMTSKFMTDPIRILVKRDELTLEGIKQFFVAVEREEWKFDTLCDLYDTLTITQAVIFCNTKRKVDWLTQKMQEANFTVSSMHGDMPQKERDNIMKEFRSGQSRVLITTDVWARGIDVQQVSLVINYDLPNNRELYIHRIGRSGRFGRKGVAINFVKSDDIRILRDIEQYYSTQIDEMPMNVADLI